The Sulfurimonas hydrogeniphila genome includes a window with the following:
- the prfB gene encoding peptide chain release factor 2, giving the protein MDNYEYTELLKNIDAKMKNITEVVEPEKIHKRLKEIETMENDQDFWNDAAYAAKIQKEKTQLQRKLDKYNTAKNAVDDAKELYEMAKEENDTESLEALYEDAPNLEKQIRDMEIEVLLRGETDANNAILSIHPGAGGTESQDWAEMLLRMYKRWAERRGFKVEVLDYQAGDEAGIKDVSILIKGENAYGYLKVENGIHRLVRISPFDSNAKRHTSFASVMVSPEIDDDIDITIEDKDIRIDTYRSSGAGGQHVNKTESAIRLTHIATGVVVQCQNDRSQHKNKATAMKMLKSRLYELELEEQKAKEAGIAKSEIGWGHQIRSYVMQPYQQIKDTRSNEAYSNVSGILDGDIDTMIEGVLIAMNRT; this is encoded by the coding sequence ATGGATAACTACGAATACACAGAACTTTTAAAAAATATTGATGCAAAAATGAAAAACATTACCGAGGTTGTCGAACCGGAAAAAATCCACAAGAGACTCAAAGAGATTGAGACTATGGAAAATGACCAGGATTTTTGGAACGATGCTGCTTATGCCGCAAAAATACAAAAAGAAAAAACTCAGCTTCAAAGAAAACTTGACAAATACAATACTGCCAAAAATGCTGTTGATGACGCAAAAGAACTTTATGAAATGGCTAAAGAAGAGAATGATACAGAATCACTCGAAGCACTTTACGAAGATGCGCCAAATTTGGAAAAACAGATTCGTGATATGGAAATTGAAGTCCTGCTAAGAGGTGAAACCGATGCCAATAATGCCATTCTTTCTATTCATCCCGGTGCCGGAGGAACAGAGTCCCAGGACTGGGCAGAGATGCTGCTGAGAATGTATAAACGCTGGGCAGAGCGGCGCGGTTTCAAAGTAGAAGTTTTGGATTACCAGGCAGGAGATGAAGCAGGCATCAAAGATGTCTCCATACTTATAAAGGGGGAGAATGCCTATGGGTATCTCAAGGTTGAAAACGGTATTCACAGACTTGTAAGAATTTCACCGTTTGATTCCAATGCCAAACGTCATACCTCTTTTGCCTCTGTTATGGTCTCTCCCGAAATTGATGATGATATAGACATTACCATAGAAGACAAAGACATACGCATTGACACCTACCGCTCAAGCGGTGCGGGCGGACAGCATGTTAACAAAACCGAATCTGCCATACGCCTAACCCATATCGCCACAGGTGTTGTCGTACAGTGCCAAAATGACAGAAGCCAGCACAAAAACAAAGCAACAGCGATGAAAATGCTCAAATCCCGCCTCTATGAATTAGAACTTGAAGAACAAAAAGCAAAAGAAGCAGGTATCGCCAAAAGTGAAATAGGCTGGGGACATCAGATACGCTCCTATGTTATGCAGCCTTACCAGCAAATCAAAGACACAAGAAGCAATGAAGCCTACTCTAATGTCTCTGGTATCCTTGACGGAGATATTGATACAATGATTGAAGGTGTTTTAATAGCTATGAACCGTACTTAG
- the fusA gene encoding elongation factor G, giving the protein MPRSHKLEDVRNIGIAAHIDAGKTTTTERILFYTGVEHKIGEVHDGAATMDWMEQEQERGITITSAATTCEWNGKQINIIDTPGHVDFTIEVERSMRVLDGAVSVFCAVGGVQPQSETVWRQRNRYKVPSIVFVNKMDRTGADFYEVERQIRDRLKGNPMPFQLPIGAEDKFEGVVDLVKMKEIVWDEDAAMGSNYHVQDIRPELQEIADEYREKMLETLAEVEGNDDFAEKFLEGEEISEEEIKAAIKSATIGMAVVPMTPGTAFKNKGVQTLLDAVVDYLPSPVEAPPIMGTMMDDEEKEVVVESTDDGPFASLAFKIMTDPFVGVLTFIRVYRGSLESGSYVHNTTKDKKERIGRILKMHAIKREEIKEIYAGEIGAVVGLKSTTTGDTLCDPAEKVVLERMDFPEPVISVAVEPKTKADQEKMGIALGKLAAEDPSFRVHTDDETGQTIISGMGELHLEILVDRMKREFKVEAEVGAPQVSYRETIKKEVNQEYKYAKQSGGRGQFGHVFLKVKPGEPDSGFVFHNEIKGGTVPREYIPAVEKGCEEAMQAGVLAGYPMEDIDVTLYDGSYHDVDSNEMAFKLAASMGFKEACRKADAAILEPMMKVEVEVPEEYMGDVIGDLNRRRGQVNNMSDRAGNKIIDAFVPLAEMFGYSTDLRSATQGRATYAMEFDHYEEVPRNIAEEIQKKRNG; this is encoded by the coding sequence GTAAAACGACAACAACAGAAAGAATTCTTTTCTATACTGGTGTTGAGCATAAAATCGGTGAGGTCCATGACGGGGCTGCTACTATGGACTGGATGGAACAAGAGCAGGAGCGTGGTATTACGATTACTTCTGCTGCGACTACCTGTGAGTGGAACGGAAAACAGATAAATATTATCGATACTCCGGGCCACGTTGACTTTACTATTGAAGTTGAGCGTTCTATGCGTGTACTTGACGGTGCTGTTTCAGTATTCTGTGCTGTTGGTGGGGTACAACCACAATCAGAAACAGTTTGGAGACAACGTAATCGTTATAAAGTTCCATCTATTGTTTTTGTTAACAAGATGGACAGAACAGGTGCAGACTTTTATGAAGTTGAGCGTCAGATTCGTGATCGTCTTAAAGGGAATCCTATGCCTTTTCAGCTGCCTATCGGTGCTGAAGACAAGTTTGAAGGTGTTGTTGATTTAGTTAAAATGAAAGAGATTGTCTGGGATGAAGATGCTGCGATGGGTTCAAACTACCATGTACAGGATATTCGTCCTGAGTTACAGGAAATTGCAGACGAATACAGAGAAAAAATGCTTGAGACTTTAGCTGAAGTTGAAGGCAATGATGATTTTGCTGAAAAATTCCTTGAAGGCGAAGAAATTTCTGAAGAAGAGATCAAAGCGGCTATCAAATCTGCAACAATCGGCATGGCTGTTGTTCCGATGACTCCGGGTACTGCATTTAAAAACAAAGGTGTTCAGACTCTGCTTGACGCTGTTGTTGACTATCTTCCTTCACCGGTTGAAGCACCGCCAATCATGGGTACTATGATGGATGATGAAGAGAAAGAAGTTGTTGTTGAATCAACTGATGACGGCCCTTTTGCTTCACTTGCTTTCAAAATTATGACTGACCCGTTTGTGGGTGTTCTTACATTTATCCGTGTATACCGCGGTTCTTTAGAATCAGGCTCGTACGTACACAACACGACAAAAGACAAAAAAGAGCGTATCGGCCGTATCTTGAAAATGCATGCTATCAAGCGTGAAGAGATCAAAGAGATATATGCCGGTGAAATCGGTGCCGTTGTCGGACTAAAATCAACAACTACCGGTGATACTTTATGTGATCCTGCTGAGAAAGTTGTACTGGAAAGAATGGATTTCCCTGAGCCGGTTATCTCTGTTGCGGTTGAGCCAAAAACAAAAGCTGACCAGGAAAAAATGGGTATAGCTCTAGGTAAACTTGCTGCGGAAGATCCGTCTTTCAGAGTACACACTGATGATGAAACAGGTCAGACTATTATTTCAGGAATGGGTGAGTTACACCTTGAAATTCTTGTTGACAGAATGAAACGTGAATTCAAAGTTGAAGCAGAAGTCGGTGCTCCGCAGGTTTCTTACCGTGAAACAATCAAGAAAGAAGTCAACCAGGAATACAAGTATGCAAAACAGTCTGGCGGTCGTGGTCAGTTTGGTCATGTATTCTTGAAAGTGAAGCCGGGTGAGCCTGATTCTGGTTTTGTATTTCACAACGAAATCAAAGGGGGAACTGTTCCAAGAGAATATATTCCTGCTGTTGAAAAAGGTTGTGAAGAAGCGATGCAGGCAGGTGTTCTTGCGGGTTATCCTATGGAAGATATTGATGTTACACTGTATGACGGTTCTTACCATGATGTGGATTCAAATGAAATGGCGTTTAAACTCGCTGCTTCAATGGGATTTAAAGAAGCCTGTCGTAAAGCAGATGCTGCTATACTTGAGCCGATGATGAAAGTTGAAGTTGAAGTTCCTGAAGAGTATATGGGTGATGTTATCGGTGACTTGAACCGTAGACGCGGACAGGTAAACAATATGAGTGACCGTGCCGGTAACAAAATTATTGATGCTTTTGTTCCACTTGCCGAAATGTTCGGTTACTCAACCGACCTTCGTTCTGCAACTCAGGGACGTGCAACATATGCAATGGAATTTGATCATTATGAAGAAGTTCCAAGAAATATAGCTGAAGAGATTCAGAAAAAACGTAACGGATAG
- a CDS encoding arginyltransferase, whose translation MNLLKEFLLDDTCSYLSGKKQTTHYKVINNCDSKSCEALIERGYRRFGKMYFRPICTTCTECQSIKIDVENYAFSKSAKRVIKKSKDITSYIQVPSVTQEHLELFEKYHLYMHDKKGWDYSATTAQHYYNSFVTGHADFGYEVLYYDQQKLIAVDLIDILENGISSIYFYYDPDYAQYSLGKLSLYNQIKYAKNTNKKWIYLGYYVEGCPSLSYKAQYTPYLTLQGRPHEHEKFIWS comes from the coding sequence ATGAATCTACTTAAAGAATTTTTACTTGATGATACGTGCTCCTATCTGAGCGGCAAAAAACAAACTACACACTATAAAGTGATCAACAACTGTGACTCCAAATCTTGTGAAGCCCTGATTGAACGAGGATACCGTCGTTTTGGAAAAATGTACTTTAGACCCATATGCACTACATGTACAGAATGCCAGAGTATTAAAATTGATGTAGAAAACTATGCATTCAGCAAATCTGCAAAAAGAGTTATCAAAAAATCCAAAGATATTACTTCTTACATACAGGTACCGAGTGTAACCCAGGAGCACCTTGAACTGTTTGAAAAGTACCATCTTTATATGCATGATAAAAAAGGGTGGGACTACTCTGCGACAACTGCACAGCACTACTATAACTCTTTTGTCACAGGCCATGCTGACTTTGGCTATGAAGTACTGTATTATGATCAGCAAAAGCTCATTGCAGTAGATTTGATAGATATTCTTGAAAACGGAATATCATCAATCTATTTTTATTATGATCCTGATTATGCCCAGTACTCCTTAGGTAAACTCTCCCTGTATAATCAGATAAAATATGCTAAAAATACAAACAAAAAATGGATATATTTGGGGTACTATGTAGAAGGATGCCCTTCTCTTTCTTATAAAGCCCAGTATACTCCTTACCTCACGCTTCAAGGCAGACCGCACGAACACGAAAAATTTATATGGTCTTAG
- the panC gene encoding pantoate--beta-alanine ligase has translation MKIISNPLALKQYLKDENKTVGFVPTMGALHEGHIALIKRARQENETVVVSVFVNPAQFLAGEDLDKYPKKDDADKKICELAGVDILFFPTASDIYSKDEVKICAPNVRGYVLEGATRPGHFSGVLRVVMKLLNIVSPTRAYFGKKDAQQLNLISLMVKQFFMDVEIVPVDIVRDNDGLALSSRNVYLSKAQREEALKIPKSLYAASKLISKNILDTVKIKEEMHAILSPLEVKYVEVLNRDFEVIKKVQIGNTVILVEAIVGETRLLDNIWL, from the coding sequence ATGAAGATTATATCAAATCCTTTGGCATTAAAACAATACTTAAAAGATGAAAATAAAACCGTAGGTTTTGTGCCTACCATGGGTGCTTTGCATGAAGGGCATATTGCTTTGATAAAACGCGCAAGACAAGAGAATGAAACAGTGGTAGTTTCTGTCTTTGTCAATCCTGCACAGTTTTTGGCAGGTGAAGATTTAGACAAATATCCGAAAAAAGATGATGCTGATAAGAAAATATGTGAATTGGCAGGCGTAGATATTCTTTTTTTCCCAACTGCTTCAGATATATACAGTAAGGATGAAGTGAAAATCTGTGCGCCTAATGTACGTGGATATGTTTTAGAAGGGGCAACAAGACCGGGGCATTTCAGCGGTGTTTTGAGAGTTGTTATGAAACTGCTCAATATTGTCTCTCCGACAAGAGCCTACTTTGGAAAAAAAGATGCACAACAGCTTAACCTGATAAGTCTCATGGTAAAACAGTTTTTCATGGATGTTGAAATTGTTCCTGTAGATATCGTTCGCGATAATGATGGACTGGCACTCAGCAGCAGAAATGTATATCTTTCAAAGGCACAAAGGGAAGAAGCCTTAAAGATTCCAAAGTCTTTATATGCAGCTTCAAAGCTAATCAGTAAAAATATTTTGGATACTGTAAAAATTAAAGAGGAGATGCACGCTATCTTGTCTCCTTTGGAAGTAAAATATGTAGAAGTACTTAATCGTGACTTTGAAGTAATAAAGAAAGTACAAATCGGCAATACTGTTATTCTTGTGGAGGCGATTGTAGGTGAAACAAGGCTACTTGACAATATTTGGCTCTAA